The window ATAAGGCGCTGCGCGCCGGTTGTCCTCCACACATGCGGCAAATATGCGCTGGTTTTCCCCAGCGAGCTGTTGGAGGAGCACTCCTTCGCTACACTTACTGAATTTTCAAGCAAGGTATACTTACTGCTAACTGGCAGGAGAATGGCTGCAGTTGCGGGCGGGCATGAGCCGTCTAGAGTGTTGGCAAGTAACCTCACTCTCACAGACATTGCAGCAGCACTGGCCACCGGCGTGAGTCTACCACCCAACGCGCAAGTCACAAGTAGCAATAACCCACTAGACAGGCATGCGGTAGACTTGATGAAACTGGCAAAGTTGCTCCCCTCCGCTCTGGTCGTGGATATGGAACTGGCCGATGATGGGGCTATGGAGCAGTGGTGCGCGCAGAATAACGTATTGTGTTTAGCGTGTGACGCATTGTCGGGTTACCGTGAGGAATACAGATTGCACGAGGTTTGCCGCTCCGATCTTTGTTTACACAGCGCACTGGTATCTAAAATACTTGTGTACAGGTCAAACTTAGGGGAGCCAGAACATTATGCAATCATCATAGGCAACCCAAGCCTTGTGAACCCCGTGGTAAGGCTGCACTCGTCGTGCTACACGGGAGATCTACTGGGCAGCATGTCGTGTGACTGCAGGGGGCAACTGCTGCACGCCATACAATTCTTGGGCAGCGGGCACGGCGGCATAGTGTTATACATCTCCCAGGAAGGGAGAGGA of the Anaplasma centrale str. Israel genome contains:
- a CDS encoding GTP cyclohydrolase II, with the translated sequence MNLIGKAFGFGNNLVERAVLEIRRCAPVVLHTCGKYALVFPSELLEEHSFATLTEFSSKVYLLLTGRRMAAVAGGHEPSRVLASNLTLTDIAAALATGVSLPPNAQVTSSNNPLDRHAVDLMKLAKLLPSALVVDMELADDGAMEQWCAQNNVLCLACDALSGYREEYRLHEVCRSDLCLHSALVSKILVYRSNLGEPEHYAIIIGNPSLVNPVVRLHSSCYTGDLLGSMSCDCRGQLLHAIQFLGSGHGGIVLYISQEGRGIGLANKIRAYNLQTRNSLDTVDANRFLGFDDDERDFLPAAHILNALGVTEFQMLTSNPSKVSGMRAHGFNVTKMIPLSVGTHERNIGYIKTKIERLGHVN